One Streptomyces sp. B21-105 genomic region harbors:
- a CDS encoding alpha/beta fold hydrolase yields the protein MDKKTISRDGTELAYSRAGQGPALILVSGAMSTGGTVAPLAGLLADRFTVLWYDRRGRGESGDTAPYAVEREVEDLGALVEAAGGEAALYGVSSGGALVLEAAAAGLPVRRVAVYETPFAVDEEGTRERAAYTAALTEALAQGRRGDAVELFLRLTGLAEEMIQGARRSPMWAGMEAVAPTLAYDDAVMGGGPAPRERLASVGVPVLAVAGEASPPWLREAVRTVAEAVPRGTYRTLEGQSHMVDPNVLAPVLAEFFSARD from the coding sequence ATGGACAAGAAGACGATTTCCCGCGACGGCACCGAACTCGCGTACTCGCGCGCCGGACAGGGTCCCGCGCTCATCCTCGTGAGCGGGGCGATGTCCACGGGCGGCACCGTGGCGCCCCTGGCCGGGCTGCTCGCCGACCGCTTCACCGTCCTCTGGTACGACCGCCGGGGCCGCGGCGAGAGCGGCGACACGGCGCCGTACGCGGTGGAGCGCGAGGTCGAGGACCTGGGCGCCCTGGTGGAGGCGGCGGGCGGCGAGGCAGCGCTGTACGGCGTCTCGTCCGGCGGGGCGCTCGTGCTGGAGGCGGCGGCGGCCGGGCTGCCGGTGCGCCGGGTGGCCGTCTACGAGACGCCGTTCGCCGTCGACGAGGAGGGGACGCGGGAGCGCGCCGCGTACACGGCGGCCCTGACCGAGGCGCTCGCGCAGGGGCGGCGCGGGGACGCGGTCGAGCTGTTCCTGCGCTTGACGGGACTGGCCGAGGAGATGATCCAGGGCGCCCGCAGGTCGCCCATGTGGGCGGGGATGGAGGCCGTCGCGCCGACCCTCGCCTACGACGACGCCGTCATGGGCGGCGGGCCGGCGCCCCGGGAGCGGCTGGCGTCGGTCGGCGTGCCGGTGCTGGCAGTGGCGGGCGAGGCGAGCCCGCCCTGGCTGCGCGAGGCGGTGCGCACCGTCGCGGAGGCGGTGCCCCGCGGGACGTACCGGACGCTGGAAGGCCAGTCCCACATGGTCGACCCGAACGTCCTCGCGCCCGTGCTGGCGGAGTTCTTCTCCGCGCGGGACTGA
- a CDS encoding DUF427 domain-containing protein, translated as MSRGHTITIERDDRHVRVVHDGQVLAETDRALVLRETGCPARYYIPAEDVRLDALTPSDTHTYCPFKGTASYWSLPGAADLVWAYPDPKPDVAQIKNHLCFYEAEVS; from the coding sequence ATGAGCCGAGGACACACGATCACGATCGAGCGGGACGACCGGCACGTCAGGGTCGTTCATGACGGCCAGGTGCTGGCCGAGACCGACCGGGCGCTCGTCCTGCGCGAGACCGGTTGTCCGGCGCGGTACTACATCCCCGCCGAGGACGTCCGGCTCGACGCGCTGACACCCTCCGACACGCACACCTACTGCCCCTTCAAGGGAACGGCGTCCTACTGGTCGCTGCCGGGCGCGGCCGACCTCGTCTGGGCCTATCCGGATCCGAAGCCGGACGTCGCACAGATCAAGAACCACCTCTGCTTCTACGAAGCCGAGGTGTCGTAG